The following are encoded together in the Bacillus sp. V2I10 genome:
- a CDS encoding N-acetylmuramoyl-L-alanine amidase, which translates to MKKLLTSVIAVFLLAAGMIEFWTPQKAEASTVHFTYYAKNEFEARSGPGDRFPKAGRVEFQTAFKVKKGGIKGGWAEVQLGGKNMYAKAADITNKKPSKPVYFHYYTKEPVSFYAGRGTQTKRYGSIAEDAAIEVAKGTVLNGWAEINHKGTKYYADYSKLTAVSPVYFTYYANKDFTLFNERSKATPKLNVPAGAVALVKKGSVKNGWSRIEYKGIKGYAPYSSISKKLVDFTYYANKNTKIYSSKSTNASILASLATNDQIKVRQGGISNGWAEVTSNNKTGYILSSDIVNKPVVVEIAPSNLTYYVRENLSLRSQKSTSSSIILTIPKGKEVEVLKPAELKDDWVSVKYSGKTGYVSTRYLTLEPIAKETELNKVIVIDPGHGGKDPGAIGNGLQEKDVTLAVGKLTTDKLKKLGYDVHMTRTDDTYLSLNERTDFSYSKNAGVFVSIHMNSSTAPTANGTETFATDGSASFSAASMTDKEKADSAKLAAFIQSRLVNALDTTNRGIKEEAFYVIDKNYTRSVLIEMGFISNKNDASIFKTNDGKHGAAEAIAQGINDFYQWKKNN; encoded by the coding sequence ATGAAAAAGCTTTTAACCAGTGTGATTGCCGTTTTTTTACTTGCCGCAGGAATGATTGAATTTTGGACGCCTCAAAAAGCAGAAGCCTCAACTGTTCACTTTACATACTATGCGAAAAATGAGTTTGAAGCTCGGTCCGGCCCTGGAGACCGCTTCCCAAAAGCAGGAAGAGTCGAATTTCAAACAGCCTTTAAAGTGAAAAAAGGCGGAATCAAAGGCGGTTGGGCGGAAGTTCAGCTCGGCGGAAAAAACATGTATGCTAAGGCTGCAGACATTACGAACAAAAAGCCTTCAAAGCCGGTATACTTTCATTATTACACGAAAGAACCTGTGAGTTTTTACGCGGGGAGAGGGACCCAGACGAAAAGATACGGTTCTATAGCAGAGGATGCAGCCATTGAGGTTGCAAAAGGAACGGTTTTAAACGGATGGGCAGAAATCAATCATAAAGGAACAAAGTATTATGCTGATTACTCTAAACTAACAGCCGTTTCACCTGTTTATTTCACATATTATGCAAATAAAGATTTCACTTTATTCAATGAAAGAAGTAAGGCAACGCCGAAATTAAACGTTCCTGCTGGTGCTGTTGCACTTGTCAAAAAAGGAAGCGTGAAAAACGGCTGGAGCAGAATCGAATACAAAGGAATAAAAGGGTATGCGCCATACAGCAGCATTTCAAAAAAACTCGTCGATTTTACATATTACGCAAATAAAAACACTAAAATTTATAGTTCAAAAAGCACAAATGCCTCCATACTTGCTTCTCTAGCGACAAATGATCAAATAAAAGTAAGGCAGGGCGGAATTTCAAATGGATGGGCAGAAGTAACTTCCAACAATAAAACCGGATATATTTTATCTTCTGATATCGTGAATAAACCGGTTGTTGTTGAAATCGCACCAAGTAACCTAACGTATTACGTGCGCGAGAACTTAAGTCTTCGCTCCCAAAAAAGCACAAGTTCATCGATCATTCTTACAATTCCAAAAGGAAAAGAAGTAGAAGTGCTAAAACCTGCGGAACTTAAGGATGATTGGGTTTCTGTTAAATACAGCGGAAAAACGGGATATGTTTCAACCCGTTATTTAACGCTCGAGCCAATAGCTAAAGAAACAGAGCTAAACAAAGTGATTGTCATCGATCCCGGTCACGGAGGAAAAGATCCGGGAGCTATCGGAAATGGCCTGCAGGAAAAAGATGTTACCCTAGCAGTCGGAAAGTTGACAACGGATAAGCTTAAAAAACTGGGCTACGACGTTCATATGACCCGAACAGATGACACTTATCTTTCTTTAAATGAGCGCACCGATTTCTCATACAGCAAGAATGCCGGCGTTTTTGTCAGCATTCATATGAATTCAAGCACAGCTCCCACGGCCAATGGAACGGAAACCTTTGCAACAGACGGCAGCGCAAGCTTTAGCGCGGCATCCATGACGGATAAAGAAAAAGCAGACAGTGCAAAGCTTGCAGCCTTTATTCAGTCAAGATTAGTTAATGCGTTAGATACGACCAATCGTGGTATAAAAGAAGAAGCTTTTTATGTCATTGATAAAAATTATACGAGATCTGTCCTGATTGAAATGGGCTTCATTTCGAATAAAAATGATGCATCTATCTTTAAAACAAACGATGGGAAGCATGGAGCAGCAGAAGCGATTGCACAGGGAATTAACGACTTCTATCAATGGAAGAAAAATAACTAA
- a CDS encoding glycosyltransferase, producing MNILMLLYKDIPYDARVKREALALADAGHAVYLACVREFQEPDPFLHKNIHLIRIGISVKSMKASMSKGNTGGQTRQSAVKKLIVRTARLPIVKIPKDYLAYYEFYKKVKANLKDVSIDAVHCHDLNTLWQGHMLSNDFSAKLIYDSHEIFNEMAGRNQLDRIVGYRMEKRLFQKIDYFITVNPYLRDYLFEKNGEKPCVLIQNIPLFHKDILNQDKQIDWDYRFKEEDTILLYQGGFSPYRGLELIIDAMAKLPETFKLVMIGSGILKEELVSRTNSLGLSDRVFFHDQVSSEDLIHYTAKADIGLVMYEKVSKNNYYSTPNKIFEYLQAGVPAVSSNHPGKSVIIDEYKTGVLAEETPEGIVNGIMEIMNQYSYYQQNCLLAREVLTWDTESKKLIQMYDNLS from the coding sequence ATGAATATTCTCATGCTGCTGTATAAGGATATTCCTTATGATGCGAGAGTAAAAAGAGAGGCCTTGGCATTAGCTGATGCAGGACATGCCGTATACTTAGCCTGCGTCAGAGAATTCCAGGAGCCTGATCCTTTTTTACATAAAAACATACACTTGATTCGGATTGGCATTTCAGTTAAAAGCATGAAAGCTAGTATGTCTAAAGGGAATACCGGCGGTCAAACAAGACAGTCAGCAGTAAAAAAGCTGATTGTCCGCACTGCCAGACTGCCGATTGTCAAAATTCCTAAAGACTACCTGGCCTACTATGAATTTTATAAAAAGGTCAAAGCGAATTTAAAAGATGTCTCGATTGATGCCGTTCATTGTCATGATCTAAATACGCTGTGGCAGGGGCACATGCTCTCAAATGATTTCTCTGCAAAGCTAATCTATGATTCACATGAAATCTTCAACGAGATGGCCGGGCGTAACCAGCTCGACCGCATCGTAGGATATAGGATGGAAAAACGGCTTTTTCAAAAGATAGATTATTTTATTACTGTGAATCCTTATCTGAGAGATTATTTATTTGAAAAAAACGGTGAAAAACCATGTGTGCTCATTCAAAATATCCCTCTTTTTCACAAGGATATCCTGAATCAGGATAAGCAAATTGACTGGGATTATAGGTTTAAGGAAGAAGATACGATTCTGCTCTATCAAGGCGGATTTTCTCCGTACCGCGGACTCGAATTGATCATTGATGCGATGGCTAAGCTTCCTGAAACCTTTAAACTTGTGATGATTGGTTCGGGTATTTTGAAAGAAGAACTTGTTAGCCGTACTAATTCCCTTGGACTGTCAGACCGGGTCTTTTTTCACGATCAGGTATCTTCTGAGGATTTAATTCATTATACAGCGAAGGCTGACATCGGCCTTGTGATGTATGAGAAGGTTTCTAAAAACAATTATTATTCAACACCTAATAAAATTTTTGAATACCTTCAGGCAGGTGTTCCTGCTGTTTCTTCCAATCATCCCGGCAAGTCTGTCATTATTGACGAGTACAAAACCGGCGTGCTGGCAGAGGAAACTCCGGAAGGCATTGTAAATGGCATTATGGAGATTATGAATCAATATTCTTACTATCAGCAAAACTGCCTGCTTGCCAGAGAGGTTTTAACTTGGGATACGGAAAGTAAAAAGCTGATACAGATGTATGATAATTTATCGTAG
- a CDS encoding nucleotide sugar dehydrogenase has product MKIATLGLGYIGLPTSIMFAKHGVSVLGVDVQQQVVDSLNQGKIHIEEPGLQDALEEVMASGKFKAATKPEKADVFIIAVPTPNKDDQYKSVDLKYVLSAVEMMIPYLEKNNTVIVESTIAPRTTDDHVKPLLEKHGFTIGEDIFLVHCPERVLPGQIMHELIHNNRIIGGVTEACKKAGAKVYSTFVEGELILTDAKTAEMSKLMENTFRDVNISLANELVKICTELDINALDVIEMANKHPRVNLHHPGPGVGGHCLAVDPYFIVAEAPEQAKLIYQARDINVSMPSFVVENVSKMLGGLDDKKITVFGLTYKGNVDDIRESPAMDIYQQLKMAGANEVIAYDPHVQKDWVEKDLKAAVNHSDLVLVLTDHNEFKSVDAADFAGMKTKRIFDTKNIVKECPEEIAYINFGNLYKFVK; this is encoded by the coding sequence ATGAAGATCGCAACACTTGGTCTTGGTTATATTGGACTGCCAACTTCTATAATGTTTGCAAAGCATGGCGTAAGCGTGCTTGGTGTAGATGTTCAGCAGCAAGTAGTTGATTCATTAAACCAGGGCAAAATTCATATCGAAGAGCCTGGTCTGCAGGATGCATTAGAAGAGGTTATGGCATCTGGCAAATTCAAGGCAGCTACGAAACCTGAAAAAGCAGATGTATTCATTATTGCTGTTCCAACTCCAAATAAAGATGATCAATATAAATCTGTAGATTTAAAATATGTTTTAAGTGCTGTTGAAATGATGATTCCTTATTTGGAAAAAAACAACACGGTTATTGTTGAATCAACAATCGCTCCGCGTACAACGGACGATCATGTAAAACCGTTGCTTGAAAAACACGGCTTTACTATCGGGGAAGATATCTTCTTAGTACATTGCCCAGAGCGCGTGCTTCCTGGACAAATTATGCACGAATTAATTCACAATAACCGCATCATCGGCGGTGTGACAGAAGCTTGTAAAAAAGCCGGAGCAAAAGTATACAGCACTTTTGTTGAAGGCGAGCTTATTTTAACAGATGCTAAAACAGCGGAAATGTCCAAGCTTATGGAAAATACATTCCGTGACGTAAACATTTCACTAGCAAATGAGCTTGTAAAAATCTGTACCGAGCTAGATATCAATGCACTTGATGTAATCGAAATGGCCAACAAGCATCCGCGTGTAAACCTTCATCACCCTGGACCGGGCGTTGGCGGACATTGCTTAGCTGTTGATCCGTATTTCATCGTTGCTGAAGCTCCTGAACAGGCGAAGCTTATCTATCAGGCACGTGATATCAACGTTTCGATGCCTTCATTTGTTGTAGAAAACGTATCTAAAATGCTTGGCGGCTTAGATGATAAAAAAATCACTGTATTCGGTCTGACATACAAAGGAAACGTAGACGATATTCGTGAAAGTCCTGCAATGGATATCTACCAGCAGTTAAAAATGGCTGGTGCGAACGAAGTGATCGCTTACGACCCGCATGTTCAAAAAGACTGGGTAGAAAAAGACCTTAAAGCAGCAGTTAACCATTCTGATCTTGTTTTAGTTCTGACAGATCACAACGAATTCAAATCAGTCGATGCAGCTGACTTTGCAGGCATGAAAACAAAGAGAATTTTTGACACGAAAAACATTGTAAAAGAGTGCCCGGAAGAGATCGCTTATATCAACTTCGGAAACCTTTATAAATTTGTAAAGTAA
- a CDS encoding ABC transporter ATP-binding protein — MSENIIEVKDLWVSYPEHTEKPLKKLISVHKKEDRFWALKGLNFEVKKGEVLGVIGRNGSGKSTLLKLLSGLISPDKGEFSIMDEEHPVLLSLGAGFQPELPGIENIYLNGLLLGHKKKTIDEKIDDIIEFSELGDFIYKPVRTYSAGMKSRLAFATAISLDPEILLIDEVLGVGDTAFQMKCREAIMEKIKQERTVILVTHSSNLVRAICDRVVWIHLGEQKAVGETGPIVKEYDEFMKLARK; from the coding sequence TTGAGTGAAAATATAATTGAAGTAAAAGATCTTTGGGTTTCGTACCCGGAGCATACAGAAAAACCATTAAAAAAACTAATCAGTGTTCATAAAAAAGAGGATCGATTCTGGGCGCTGAAAGGCTTGAACTTCGAAGTTAAAAAAGGCGAGGTTCTTGGCGTAATCGGCCGAAACGGTTCTGGTAAAAGTACGCTCTTAAAGCTGCTAAGCGGCCTGATTTCTCCCGATAAAGGCGAATTCAGCATCATGGACGAGGAGCATCCAGTTCTTCTTTCATTGGGAGCGGGATTTCAGCCTGAGCTGCCTGGGATTGAGAATATCTATCTGAATGGCCTCCTTTTAGGTCATAAAAAGAAAACGATTGATGAAAAAATCGATGATATTATTGAATTCTCCGAGCTTGGCGATTTTATCTATAAACCTGTTCGCACGTATTCTGCAGGAATGAAATCAAGACTCGCTTTTGCTACTGCTATTTCGCTTGATCCTGAGATTCTACTCATCGATGAAGTTTTAGGAGTAGGCGACACGGCTTTTCAGATGAAATGCCGTGAAGCGATTATGGAGAAAATCAAACAAGAAAGAACGGTTATTCTTGTTACCCACTCATCGAACTTAGTAAGAGCGATCTGTGACCGTGTTGTCTGGATTCATCTTGGCGAGCAAAAGGCAGTCGGTGAAACAGGTCCGATCGTTAAGGAATATGATGAATTTATGAAATTGGCAAGAAAATGA
- a CDS encoding glycosyltransferase family 4 protein — protein sequence MITKEPVKTDSFFDKWPKKTASSFDVQIEGSDRLDIKITQLNKEANPIILYYDKSNKVDRSLNADYTYNAKIDGKTYSGVQVQQVIVGYDKDNNKVYVQYNPLGSEMNLSFPKNVVSYSLGLRLSGTGEAVITDYSVSAYNVSTEESQKELFLRYPEVDYLIVTNVYPEKNTYYQNMFVHKRVLAYKENGINAAIYRLNTSPASIAHYVYDGVPVFIGGEEALTNLLNAKPYKKVLFHFINERMYRAVRKSKARYTPKLIWVHGFETTKWYRRWFNFYQSTKEIRKSLEYAKRNQEQLDFMADLYTTNDDDIKFIFVSKWYKENVAEKDTNTLIKNYSIIHNAIDDELFNYVEKSEEQRTRILTIRPFASRTYANDLTVKAILVLKDKPFFNDLTFDIYGQGPLFNEVVEPIRDIPNVHLHNYFLSQQEIAEQHKSHGIFLSPSRMDSQGVSLGEAMSSGLVPVTSGVYAIPEFIDDSCGFLAEGEDYMGLAEAIEYLYYHPKAFLQKSEEASHIVRYQCGKNKMIQAELNEITETKNEKVLFEQR from the coding sequence TTGATAACAAAAGAGCCGGTTAAAACGGATTCCTTTTTTGATAAATGGCCCAAAAAAACAGCGTCAAGCTTTGATGTACAGATAGAGGGCAGTGACCGTCTTGATATTAAGATCACTCAGCTTAATAAAGAAGCCAATCCGATCATCCTTTACTACGATAAAAGTAATAAAGTTGACCGCAGCTTGAACGCTGATTATACGTATAATGCTAAAATTGACGGAAAAACGTACAGCGGCGTTCAGGTACAGCAGGTTATCGTCGGTTATGACAAAGATAACAATAAGGTGTATGTTCAGTACAATCCATTAGGCAGTGAAATGAACCTGAGCTTTCCGAAAAATGTAGTCAGCTATTCATTGGGGCTTAGGCTTTCAGGTACCGGAGAAGCGGTAATTACGGATTATTCTGTTTCTGCCTACAATGTTTCGACTGAAGAAAGCCAAAAGGAATTGTTTTTGAGATATCCTGAGGTGGATTACCTGATTGTGACAAATGTTTATCCTGAAAAGAACACGTATTACCAAAACATGTTCGTGCATAAACGGGTGCTTGCGTATAAAGAAAACGGAATTAATGCAGCCATATACCGGCTGAATACGTCACCTGCAAGCATTGCTCATTATGTATATGATGGTGTACCTGTCTTTATAGGCGGGGAAGAAGCGCTTACGAACCTTTTAAATGCAAAGCCCTACAAGAAAGTATTATTTCACTTCATAAATGAAAGAATGTACAGAGCTGTCAGAAAGTCAAAAGCCCGTTATACTCCGAAGCTTATCTGGGTTCACGGGTTCGAAACGACGAAATGGTACCGCCGCTGGTTTAATTTCTACCAAAGCACCAAAGAAATACGCAAAAGCCTTGAGTATGCGAAAAGGAACCAGGAGCAGCTTGACTTTATGGCGGATCTTTATACGACAAATGATGACGATATTAAATTCATCTTCGTCTCAAAATGGTACAAAGAAAATGTTGCTGAAAAAGATACAAATACGCTCATTAAAAACTACAGCATCATCCACAATGCAATTGATGATGAATTGTTTAATTATGTAGAGAAATCGGAAGAGCAAAGAACACGGATTTTAACCATCAGGCCGTTTGCTTCAAGGACGTATGCGAATGATTTGACCGTAAAAGCCATTCTTGTGTTAAAAGACAAGCCGTTTTTTAATGATCTGACCTTTGACATCTACGGGCAGGGACCGTTATTTAATGAAGTGGTAGAGCCAATCAGAGACATCCCAAATGTTCATCTTCATAACTATTTCTTATCTCAGCAGGAAATAGCTGAACAGCATAAGTCACATGGCATCTTTTTGAGCCCGTCCAGAATGGATTCTCAAGGTGTTTCCCTTGGAGAGGCGATGTCGAGCGGGTTGGTGCCTGTAACATCCGGTGTATATGCCATTCCTGAATTCATAGATGATTCTTGCGGATTTTTAGCTGAAGGCGAGGACTATATGGGTCTTGCCGAAGCCATTGAATACCTTTATTATCATCCGAAAGCCTTTTTGCAAAAATCCGAAGAAGCTTCACATATCGTCAGGTATCAATGCGGAAAAAACAAAATGATTCAGGCAGAACTTAATGAAATAACAGAAACAAAAAATGAGAAAGTTCTCTTCGAGCAGCGGTAA
- a CDS encoding methyltransferase domain-containing protein, whose amino-acid sequence MSKLIIDRVNEAYYGALGTDFSKKTRERINWIVTHVFGSKVLDIGCSQGINAILLGREGKKVDGIDISHESVEYAKTELGKEHPSVQASVSFKVSNFMTDQDIDTNYDTILLTEVLEHISDPDSFLRKTVSHLKPGGRLIVTVPFGINDFIDHKRTYYYSLLAEQLGAHFKIESFEYLGRWTGVICTAVQENNQSFYTAEYTKQLEQGFYWLERDYMQRVGTLAGQAAINEKELKELQNVKKSSEKIEVLYEELNRQIDEKDEYIRQLQIETVEVLNREEEALKAALAYSNKIEDLNRKVTNLEHRYNVLRKSRFGRVQLKYWELKKKIAGRGKK is encoded by the coding sequence TTGAGTAAACTTATTATAGATCGTGTTAATGAAGCATATTATGGAGCTTTAGGAACAGATTTCAGCAAGAAAACAAGAGAGCGCATAAATTGGATTGTTACACATGTCTTCGGCAGCAAAGTGCTTGATATTGGTTGCTCACAGGGTATAAATGCCATCCTATTAGGTCGGGAAGGCAAAAAAGTAGATGGAATCGATATCTCACATGAGTCAGTAGAATATGCAAAAACAGAGCTTGGTAAAGAACATCCGTCAGTACAGGCATCCGTTTCATTTAAAGTTTCTAATTTTATGACAGATCAGGACATAGACACGAATTACGATACGATTTTACTTACTGAAGTTCTTGAACATATCAGTGACCCTGATTCTTTTTTGAGGAAAACGGTGTCGCATTTAAAGCCGGGCGGAAGATTAATCGTAACCGTTCCTTTTGGCATTAATGATTTCATAGATCATAAACGTACTTATTATTACTCATTATTAGCTGAACAATTAGGTGCTCATTTTAAAATTGAATCCTTTGAGTATTTGGGCAGGTGGACAGGTGTAATTTGCACAGCTGTTCAAGAAAATAATCAATCTTTTTATACAGCAGAATACACGAAGCAATTAGAGCAGGGATTTTATTGGCTGGAAAGAGATTATATGCAGCGCGTCGGAACGCTTGCTGGTCAAGCTGCGATAAATGAAAAAGAACTAAAAGAATTACAAAACGTGAAAAAATCATCTGAAAAAATAGAAGTGTTATACGAAGAGCTAAATAGGCAAATCGATGAAAAGGATGAATACATCCGTCAGCTGCAAATTGAAACGGTCGAGGTGCTTAACCGTGAAGAAGAAGCATTGAAAGCTGCACTCGCCTATTCAAACAAAATTGAAGATCTGAACAGAAAAGTAACGAATCTGGAGCATCGCTATAATGTTCTGAGAAAATCCCGATTTGGCAGAGTTCAATTAAAGTATTGGGAATTAAAGAAAAAAATAGCCGGAAGAGGTAAGAAATAA
- a CDS encoding glycosyltransferase family 2 protein — protein sequence MLKVEILKRLEKVRLTRAMKMGYDIEKEHVRKNDKPLYDKGISIILPTYKGENVIVKCLKSLADQTLDASLFEVIVVINGEKDRSEDLINQLISERNLTNIRVITMDEAGASIARNKGISLASREYCTFLDDDDYLSENFLEEMYKQAKPNSVVISQIFNVEPDGNIQSSNPINRQILKSVISKQSPYMKLHTVLTINACKLIPTLYVQKYKFDESLQSGEDVVFFSELLIKNDLEFVVAPITKKAVYYRTLRENSISRQAMTFDFNVRQRADVIAKLNELLQIPDLLHGKRDFVERKINAQSSFIVKYYEQHKDEYDRITEEVSSKRLTYFPYHLLNKDKVEQLVVSYCFPPYNDTAGNVMAKRMREAGKVSDVIYNTMDKVRTRNTSLNQMVDDLIHTRLPINSPSSFSHWAHIKTFVDMGMKGANELVEKNGVHKQVFSRAMWAASHFLAYEYKKKYPQTKWIAEFSDPLIYDIEAKKRLVDITDQGYLKQLEADVKKAGYPSPNDSSLFVWCEYLPYIFADELIFTNKNQYQYMMDMFPIEEIKPIIKQKAVIEPHPTLPERYYHMEEFNYPLLSDDHVNVAYFGNFYSKRNLNDLFSGLKEANEDTQRKVLIHVFTAKPTELEDQLKNDPLEDSIIVNGFVDFYTFLNLCTKFDCLVVNDSTTKDNKPINPYLPSKLSDYKGSGTDIWGVYEEGSILGQSDGITYLSPLDDAKAAAGVFEKMVSKKYPRRP from the coding sequence ATGCTTAAAGTGGAAATACTCAAACGTTTAGAGAAAGTCCGACTAACACGAGCTATGAAAATGGGGTATGACATTGAAAAGGAACATGTCCGAAAGAATGACAAGCCTCTTTATGACAAAGGAATCAGCATTATTTTGCCTACCTACAAAGGTGAAAATGTCATTGTTAAATGCTTAAAATCCCTGGCTGATCAGACCCTTGATGCTTCATTATTTGAAGTCATTGTTGTTATCAACGGAGAAAAAGACCGCTCGGAAGACCTGATCAATCAGCTGATTTCTGAAAGAAACCTGACAAACATCCGTGTCATTACAATGGATGAAGCAGGAGCATCAATCGCACGAAACAAAGGAATTTCACTTGCTTCACGTGAATACTGCACATTTCTTGATGATGACGATTATCTGTCAGAGAATTTTCTAGAAGAAATGTACAAGCAGGCAAAGCCGAATTCCGTGGTGATTTCTCAAATTTTTAACGTTGAGCCAGACGGGAATATACAATCTTCCAATCCAATTAATCGTCAGATTTTAAAATCCGTTATCAGCAAGCAAAGTCCTTACATGAAGCTTCATACAGTTTTAACCATCAACGCATGTAAGCTGATTCCGACTTTATATGTGCAAAAGTACAAGTTTGATGAGAGTCTGCAAAGCGGCGAAGACGTTGTCTTCTTCTCTGAGCTGCTTATTAAAAATGACTTGGAATTTGTTGTAGCGCCAATAACCAAAAAGGCAGTCTATTACAGAACGCTTAGAGAAAACTCTATCTCCAGACAAGCTATGACGTTTGACTTTAATGTGAGACAGCGTGCAGATGTTATTGCGAAACTGAATGAACTTCTGCAGATTCCTGATCTTTTGCATGGAAAACGCGATTTCGTTGAGCGTAAAATAAACGCACAAAGTTCGTTCATTGTAAAATACTATGAACAGCATAAGGATGAATACGACCGGATTACTGAAGAAGTTTCATCCAAAAGACTGACTTACTTCCCGTATCATCTGCTTAACAAGGACAAGGTAGAACAATTGGTCGTTTCTTATTGCTTCCCGCCTTATAACGACACAGCCGGAAACGTTATGGCGAAACGTATGAGGGAAGCAGGCAAGGTATCAGATGTTATCTATAATACGATGGACAAAGTCCGCACAAGAAATACATCATTGAACCAAATGGTGGATGATTTAATTCATACAAGGCTTCCAATCAATTCACCTTCAAGCTTTTCTCACTGGGCCCATATAAAAACGTTTGTAGACATGGGCATGAAAGGCGCAAACGAATTGGTTGAGAAAAATGGTGTTCATAAGCAGGTGTTCAGCCGTGCAATGTGGGCTGCCTCCCACTTTTTAGCGTATGAATACAAAAAGAAATATCCGCAAACGAAGTGGATTGCTGAGTTTTCAGATCCTTTGATCTATGACATTGAAGCGAAGAAACGCCTTGTTGATATCACAGATCAGGGGTATCTAAAACAGCTGGAAGCAGATGTAAAAAAAGCTGGATACCCTTCACCAAACGACAGCAGTTTGTTCGTATGGTGTGAATACCTTCCGTATATCTTTGCGGATGAATTAATTTTCACCAACAAAAATCAGTATCAATATATGATGGACATGTTCCCGATTGAGGAAATCAAGCCAATCATCAAGCAAAAAGCGGTCATAGAGCCGCATCCGACACTGCCTGAACGTTATTATCATATGGAGGAGTTTAATTATCCTCTGCTTTCTGATGACCATGTAAATGTTGCCTACTTCGGTAATTTTTACAGCAAGAGAAACTTGAACGATCTGTTCTCAGGGTTAAAAGAAGCGAATGAGGATACACAGCGCAAGGTGCTTATCCATGTATTTACCGCTAAGCCGACAGAACTAGAGGATCAGCTGAAAAATGATCCGCTTGAAGATTCCATTATTGTCAATGGCTTTGTCGACTTCTATACGTTCCTGAACCTATGCACAAAATTTGACTGTTTAGTTGTTAATGACTCAACTACGAAAGACAACAAGCCTATAAATCCTTACCTGCCTTCAAAACTTAGTGATTATAAAGGCAGCGGCACTGATATTTGGGGTGTGTATGAAGAAGGAAGTATTTTAGGCCAAAGTGACGGCATTACCTACTTATCACCTCTTGACGATGCAAAAGCAGCTGCAGGCGTTTTTGAAAAAATGGTTTCAAAAAAATATCCCAGGCGTCCCTGA
- a CDS encoding ABC transporter permease — MLLDTIKTIKNNKDLIYHLTTSDFKANNSRTYFGFLWWILDPIFYMAIFYLLVVVILDRGTPDYPVVIFTGLIPLKFFTAALVDGTNSISSKGNILQQVYVPKIIFILVRLLVNCIKYLISVVVLFLFLAIYGIDFTWNVLYFPLIFVLNAFCLLGLMIFLAHLGVFIRDVKNMMQYITRTMMYLSPVLFELSTVPEKLVPLLYLNPLTTFIESYRDILVYGKPPEFMPLAILTILSMAVLYLGIRLLNKNEKEYAKVI; from the coding sequence ATGCTATTAGATACAATAAAAACCATAAAAAACAATAAAGATTTAATATATCACTTGACTACTTCAGACTTTAAAGCAAATAACTCAAGGACATATTTTGGTTTTCTATGGTGGATTCTGGATCCGATTTTTTATATGGCAATTTTCTACTTATTAGTCGTTGTCATACTAGATAGAGGCACGCCAGATTATCCAGTCGTCATTTTTACTGGTTTAATTCCTCTGAAATTTTTCACTGCTGCTCTAGTAGATGGAACGAATTCCATCTCATCCAAAGGGAATATTCTGCAGCAGGTGTATGTACCGAAAATTATTTTCATATTGGTTCGCTTGCTTGTTAACTGTATTAAATATTTGATAAGTGTAGTCGTTCTCTTTTTGTTTTTGGCTATTTACGGTATCGACTTTACGTGGAACGTGCTGTATTTCCCGCTCATCTTTGTCCTGAATGCATTTTGTTTATTGGGGCTTATGATTTTCTTGGCACATCTGGGCGTCTTTATCCGCGATGTGAAAAACATGATGCAGTACATTACAAGGACTATGATGTATCTGTCTCCTGTATTGTTTGAATTGAGCACCGTTCCTGAAAAATTAGTTCCGCTTCTTTATTTGAATCCTTTAACGACTTTTATAGAATCATATCGGGACATTCTGGTGTATGGAAAACCACCAGAGTTCATGCCGCTGGCTATCTTAACCATTCTTTCAATGGCCGTTTTATATTTAGGCATCCGCTTGCTGAACAAAAATGAAAAAGAATATGCTAAGGTGATTTAA